The following are encoded together in the Rana temporaria chromosome 12, aRanTem1.1, whole genome shotgun sequence genome:
- the LOC120919113 gene encoding bMERB domain-containing protein 1-like, translated as MTMEKERRASKQYGSLESTVWKPTEQATGDDVISMADSTTTVDDIEDELFKIERIREILVRRESELRYMMDDFHLCEEITTMKKDLQKLVSIPEKEKTQEDHQKEEELLQRISKLVETRDFLVDDVEFERLREREEDKDMADFLQSRLSKSYLKRAVHRKEKTSTVTSRAQQTSNPHVTKTGLTLLKECCGFTCSIM; from the exons ATGACGATGGAGAAGGAACGCAGGGCGTCAAAGCAGTACGGATCTCTGGAATCCACCGTGTGGAAACCCACCGAGCAAGCTACAG gtgatgATGTCATCTCCATGGCCGACTCTACCACCACCGTGGATGATATTGAAGATGAACTGTTCAAGATTGAAAGGATCCGAGAGATCCTGGTGAGAAGAGAGTCGGAGCTGAGATACAT GATGGACGATTTTCATCTGTGTGAAGAAATTACGACGATGAAGAAGGATCTGCAGAAACTTGTGTCCATTCCAG AGAAGGAGAAGACGCAGGAGGAccatcagaaggaggaggagctacTCCAGCGCATCAGCAAATTGGTGGAGACGCGGGATTTCTTGGTAGACGATGTGGAATTTGAGAGGTTACG GGAGCGGGAGGAGGACAAGGACATGGCGGACTTTCTGCAGAGCCGACTTTCCAAAAGTTACCTGAAGAGGGCAG tGCACAGAAAGGAAAAGACGTCAACTGTCACTTCTCGGGCGCAACAAACGTCCAACCCCCACGTCACAAAGACGGGACTGACGCTGCTGAAAGAATGCTGCGGCTTCACCTGCTCCATCATGTAA